The Equus asinus isolate D_3611 breed Donkey chromosome 25, EquAss-T2T_v2, whole genome shotgun sequence genomic sequence AAGCTCACAGAATGCTGCCTATCTCCCCACGAGAATTCATAAAGGCTGGGACTTCATGCTTGACAGTTGTCTGTCATTCAGCAAATATGCGTTAAAGAAATAACTGACTGACTACTTCACAAACCAAGAAAATTATGGAATGTTCTGAGCCACTGGAAATGAGTTTCTAATAATAGATGTCCTTCAGACCCTAAGAAGAAGAAATGTACTTGATATCTAGTATTCATCTATTACGCTCTAGTCACTATGGTAGTTGTTTTACATATGTAATCTCATTTAATAACAGCTCTGGAAGCAAATATTATCATTCCTAACTAATAGGTCAGATAAATTGAGATTCATAAAGACCTCAGAGTCACAGTGCTGGATTTGCATCTTGGCCCTGCCACCTATTTGCCGCATAAACTTGGGCAGGGGGACTTATTCTTTGGGCTTCAGCTTCCACATCTGTAGAGTGGGTGTAATGACCTGTTCCTCATGCTGCTACTGTAAGGATTACTGTCAAGCAACTAGAACAAAGTCTAACACTTTGTAGGTGCCAATCAAATGGGAGCTATTATTACTAAGAAACTTTCCcaatattacacacacacacagctagtaaggaacagagccagaatttgaacccaggacttTGTGTTTTCAAACCTGTGATCTACAGAGGCCACTCTGCACTCTGAAGATGCTTGCTTTCAGAGGTGGATCAGGGACAAAGCAGGCAGAGCTGAACAAACAACAGGGAGAACCAACAACCACAAACAGCAGTCATCTCCAAGGGGGTGTTGGACCCTCTGTGGAAAATGTTTAGTGATGTGGTTGTCACTGTTCGCCTTCAACAGGCCAAGGAGCAATGAGTGATCGGTGGGGGAGAATGCCTAAGACATTAGTCTGAGCCATCCCAGGTTCCATTTCAACaccctcaataaaaaataaatcaatctgTCTTTGACCATCCATACTCAGAGAAACTCCATCTCAAATAGGCAATAGATAGGTAATTGATCAGTTCAACTGTGGGAGAACATCAGGGCCCAATCGGTGTCTCTTCTAAGAGTAGCCCTCTAGCTTATAGAATGCCCACTAGTATTGAGAAGCAACATGGCAGAGTTGTTAAGGGACTGTATCCAGGTACATCCTATCTTTATGACCTCTTGGGAGAGttacttaacatttttcttcctcagtttccttagctaGGGCATTCCCAGGTCACTGCATGATCACTGACAACTTTAGCCACCTCCTGCATCCCAATTCATATAAAGCATGGACTGTGCAGCCACTGTCCAGTAACTCGAGGTATAATCTGACAAACATGACCCTTGAAAGTTTAGTGGAAAAAATGAAGGAGGATAAAGCCATCACAGAGCCTATGCACATTGCTCCACCGATGAAGGGCGCCCTCCCTTCGggttcctcacacatacacacaaacacacacacacaatgtgagCAGAAAAAGGGAAACACACAGAGAGTGGGAAGAAATTTCATCTGATTTCaagtggaaggagaggaaagaatgagACAAATTAGCAAGAATTATTATGCACATTTTTAGCCCCTTATCCTAAAAGTGTTTGAAGCATCATTTCAATTAATCTTTACACAATCTTGTGGGTATAATTTAaggtttccattttaaagatgaggacatGAAAGtgcagaaaggttaagtaacctgctcaAGGTCATCCAACTAATCAGGGCATAACAAGGCTTTGAAACAGCTGGTCCAGACACTGAGCCTGGGTCCTTTCTTTTCTACTCGCCTcaagtaaaagaagtcagattTAAATCTTGTCCAGCCCTTCAGGGACTGGGAAGAGCAAAGGAGGGAGGGGGTGTGCTCTGTTCTTAGGGAGACAGTGGTACAGACAGGGAGTCAGGTACCCCAGGTTTGTCTGATTCTGCTGGAACGAGTCCCTTCCCTACCCCATTTGTCTCTTCCCTTCAGCAGGATGAAGGGTTGGGGGGAGGCTCTGCAATGCTAGGATGTCTGTGCTCTCTCTGCCTCCGCATCTATGCTTGCAACCTTCACTTCTCCTGCCTGCTGAGCCAAAGTGTTCAGAAAGCTTATAAACACCTGGGATCTGgtgtttcttcctccttttcctctttttcagatGGGGGACCCTGTGTGtaatagagatttttttccttaatcatTGTGACATAAATTGGGCAGCCAACATTCTAGTCTCCCTAGCTCCTTGCAGTGTTCAGGGGGAGGGTGAAAGTAAAACTCTCAATACTGCCATTTCTGGATGTTACCGTATTTTAAATATGGGCTCCTATGGTAAAGTGACTGGAATTTGAATTCTGCATGACGTTCTCTGCATGCTCTGGGCCCTGGGAagtaaaggaggagagagggacctAAGTTGGGAAGATCCTGATCATCGATTAGGCTCAGGACTGCCGTCCACCCTCTCTCTGAGTGAGTGGTGAACAGAGCTAATGCAGGGTCTGTAGCTGGTCCAAAAGGGAACCACTTTTTGACCTGGGGAGAGCAGCAGCCTCCTGTGTCCTAAGGAGGGGCTCCTGTGAAAGGCTGAGAAATCTTGGGAGATGACCTTTCCATCAGAAGTCTTTCCCTTTCCTTATATGGGGAGTTTGTGAGGCCAGATTCACCAGCTAACCCAACGCTGATACTGAAACAGAGTTCCTCCAAAGAGGTGAACAGACTTAATACTAACCACTGAGCGAGCCTCAGATAAACAAACAGGGAGAACAATGTCAGAGGTCAAGGGAAAGTTCTAGAGTCAGGAGCCAGAGCAGCATTGGGTGGAGTGAAGGAAGCACAGGTCAAGGCAGGCAGGAGAGTCCGGCCAGGGCGGGGTACCAGGTGACAAAGATATTCCTTTGCATCCGGGGCCAAGGCCCAGAGGGAATGGAGTACCCCAGCTTCAGAGCTGGGTTCAGATCCTCCAGGGCCTGCGCCAAGCTGGGTGGCAGGAAGAGGAGCAAGAAGTAGGTTCGTTGGGGCTGAGAATCCTACCAGATGCAGCAGAACATTCTTCCTGAACTCCCCTGCCAGGGGCTCCTGAGAGAGGGTTTGGGGAAAAGAGAGGGACCCGGCTCAAGCCTAGAGGGGAGCTAAAGTAAGGCAAGGGGCTTGGAGCTCAGCTGTGGTTGTGGAGCTGGCACCAGCCCAGAGGGAGATGGGTCATTAAACTTCCTGACAGTGAAGCACCATCTGTCCTTTGCTGAgttcttatttctcttctcagCTCATCCCAAAAGATGAGGAACTTTCCAGAAATCTCTGGGCCTCTCTTCGCAAATAAtaccattcattccttcatccacTCATTCAGGCAGTCTGTCATTCTATAATCGCCAGCTCACTGAGCAGCTACTGCACATTAGGCACTGTTTGAGGATGGATATGGACCAATGGCTATGGGGATACAGTGGGAGGCTGATTCAGGACTCAGTTCATGAGAGGTCACCCAGCTGTGGAGCCACAGGTGCTTCACAAACATTAAGATGTGTGTTTGGGGGCAAGGGAGGGGAATGAGAAGGAGGAACTATCCTCCACACACCTGGGTTTTAAGAATGATTTGGATTTTCCAAAGGCCACACCTAGTAACAGATTGTGTTTTGAGGGCAGCTCTGAACCGGTGACTTCAGTTTCATGTTATGTTGGTCAGTGAAAATTTCTGGTGTAATGACTCAGGGAATCCCCGTTCTTGTGTCCCCAGAAAAGAGAAGCCCATGGAAAGGAGAATCTTCATGGAGGGAAGGCATACCCAGGCAGGTGTTCAGGGGCTACTCACCTTCTGCCATTGTCAACATCACCACCGGTCAGGGTAGCCAGGCTCTGTCACTATGCCACCCTGGAAACTCCTCCAGAGAGAAAGTAACTCTGGTTCAAAGCAAGAATTTTAGCATTTTAgcctgtcccttcctctctcacacCCTGGTCCACTGAGTGATGACAAACTGAATGAGTCCCTCATTTCCACCTATGCTAATTCATGCCCCCTCCTATTTTTAGCACAGCTAGAAATACCTTCTGGTTATCCCCAAAGCCACTTCAAACATTAAGCAGCTTTATTCTTACTTAAGCTTTATTTATCTCAGCAAAGATTAAGGGCTTACCCAAAAGACatggctctttctctcttttcacatGGCCATTTATGCAAAGCTTCCTGAGGACTATAAGTAGACCCAGCTCCTAGCCAGGAAGTCTAAGCTCCCTCTTTCCCCCTTTAATCATTTTTCTACCAGGGCTTAATGTCTTCTATAGGCTTTACGAGTAGGGAGAGGTTAAGACAAAGGAGAACATAGGATTTCTGTGTAGAATTCCTTATCTCATGGAGCTTGTTGTTTAACCTTGGGTGAGTTATTTCACCTCTTGTGTGCTCAGATTTACCCGGCATCACTTGAGGAGTATGGATTAAAGGTTCTCTGGGCTCCATTAAATTAGTGGCTCTGAACTAGGCTGTATCTCACCCTAGGGAGTTCCAAGTCTGTTGAGAGGAAATGATCTCCATACTCGGATAGCTCCTGGAATGAAACATGCCTCACATATATTAGGGTCCccctcaatatttgttgaatgaataaggaaaCAAATATTACCATGCGAACACCATTGTTTTGAGCAGGCACACTCTGATGCTCAGAGGGCCCCCAGGAGATGGAAagccagagagagggggaaaataTGGTGGCCAGCAAGATCTCCAGGTGTAGGGGCTGGAGTTGGAAGTGGATAAAAGGAAGGGGAGGACTCACCACTGAGGTCTCCGTGGATGGGGTTGGGGTAAAGGTAGTTACAAAAATCTTTCAGGTTTTCAGGTCATGGGTGATAGGTGGTAGGattaggaaggaggaaagggccaTGGCCAGAAGGTAGGGTAAAGTAGAGTGAAAAGGTTATCCCAGAAGAAGAATTATCCCTTGAAAATCTCTCAAGTAGGAGAGGGGTGAAGGTGTGGTTGGTGAAAGCAAAGCAGGTTTACCCAGATTAGCAACCAGTCAGGGAAGGGTGgagttggtggggggggggggggagggggggtaaTAATTAAGTAGTTCGATGGAGTTAGAAGAAAGATGGGGGAAATAGACAAGGAGTTTATAATCAGTCAATTCCATGATCTCTAGCATCTATCTACCTTTATGAAAGAGACAACTCATGCCCACCTCCCCTTCCCACTGGTTCATGTGCCCCAATGTTTTTCATCCTACAGAGCAAGAGGAACAACCATCTTCAGGAAAAAGAGAGCAGGAAGGTGGCAAGACCACAAAAAGACTCAGATCTCCCTCCAGGGTTAACCTGTTAAACCTCCAGGAAGCCTGTGGCTCACCCCTCCCCCTACAGCTGAGTCTAAGGGCGAGGGTGGCCATGGGAATCAGGCCCAGGTGACATCATTGTCAGACAGCAAGTGCCAAAAAATATCAGGTGGGTGGTTTTCATCACAAAAGCTGAGCCAACTGGTAATTGAGGGGAGTGGGGTGAATCATGTTTGACAGGTAAGGAATGAAAACAGAGGGGCCTGAGGTGATTCTATTTCCGTGAGGCAgggcttatttatcttataaaaaGCCAGCTTGCCGTTGACTTTACACCAGACCAGAGAGATCAGACAtcccattcttctctgcataccAGGTGAGTCTCTGATTGGAAACCATgtgaaattcttatttattttttcattattaggAGTGGGACAAAGGTAAGAGAATGTAAGAGAATGGCTATAGTGTATTAATTAGAGAGGGAGAATGTTGGGAGATCTTTGTTTTGACTTCAAGCACAGCTTGGGTTTGAAGAGACCTTAGAGGTGGTTCGGTCAGCCACTTCAGTGGACAGCTATggaactgggggtgggggaagggaacgGATCTGTGCAAGTTCCCACAGGAAGTTGACAGCAGAATTAGAACTAGAACTCGGGCCCAGGGCACTCTCAGCAGCACCACTATTCTCTGTTTAAAATACCTATTATAACAATTTTAATTCATTAGATGGACCTTCACTGAGCGTTTATTACATTTAAGGCACTATGTTAGGCACTTTGGATAACAGACCAGTATGGAACTTACTCAACAAACTTAGAGCCTAGCAGGGAAGATAACGCAGACACATAAATGGATGAAACACAAAGTTGATGGTGAGTGGtgtaaggagagaggagaagggaagggccGTGGCAGCTGGGAGAGACTTGCTCAAGAGCTCTAGTGATGGCACATGACATGAGCCATAATGGAGAAGTATTTGGACAAGCAGAGATGAGGAGGAAAGCACGTCAGAGGGGACTGTGTAAGCAAAGGCCAGAGTGACGTCTCAGAAGCTAAGGTTCATGCAGAGTCATCCTGTAAGTCGTGAGTTGTTCTGTGTGGTACTAGGAGTGGGCAGACTGCAGCTGTTTCTAAGACAGCACTTTCCAAAAGACCTGATTTGTGTTCTTGAGTACTTGCCAGTGAGGGATGTGACATGTCTGGGGAAGAAAGGGAGCCAAGGAATGAACCTCCACTGAAATGGAGCAGAACAAGTTGCATTTAAGCTCCTCCTCTTGAAAGAGCCCAGAAGTTATCAAAGCATATTTTACTCTCAAGCATAGGTGGACagccaggggagaggagaggctctCTCTTCTAAAGGAGCCTAAAACGAAACCTATTTGGCATTGAATATGCCTTCTTCCCTAGTTAACTCCTGTTTAAACATCTGTCTGTCTCTAGTCCGGCCTGCTTTGAAGCATGAGTTCccagcagcagaagcagccctGCGCCCCACCCCCCCAGACTCAGCAGCATCAGGTGAAACAGCCCTGCCAGCCTCCACCACAGGAAACATGCGCCCCCAAAACCAAGGAGCCGTGCCACACCAAGGTGCCAGAGCCCTGCCACACCAAGGTTCCTGAGCCGTGCCACACCAAGGTGCCAGAGCCCTGCCACACCAAGTTTCCGGAGCCGTGTCCCTCAAAGGTCGTTCTGGAGCCAGCCCAGCAGGAGACCAAGCAGAAGTGATGTGGTCCACAACCAAACCCTTGAGAAGCCGACCACCAGACACTGATTCTCCTCCCCCATTCTGCTTATGCATCGCATTTACAGTCAGCATGATGTCACTCTGAGTCCTAACCCCTCCCTCTTTTCACCCTCTAAAAAGATGTCCCTCACACTTACTCCTGAGCCTCTGAATAAGGCTGAAAGCCTCACTGGCCGAGCTAGTTTTCTAGCTTTTCAAGGCCCATTGAAGAGGGATTTAGGGGGGATCAAGTGAATTTTCCCTGCTCTGCTCCCATTAAATCACTTTTAACTCCATCGCTGGCTGTGTGTGTTAGTGGCTGACTCAGGGTTCTTCATTGTTCTCGTAACATGAAGCAGGGACTGCACACAGCGAGGGCTATAGCCAGAAAGTCCCTGATTCTGGCActgggaatgtgtgtgtgtgtgtgtgcgtgcgcgctcTCATGTGACTGCTATACTCACAGGACATTCCTGGGCTGGCACTGCAAGAGCAGTCAAGGCCACCCAGAGGCTGTTACTGTGGGCAGCCTCAGCTAGAGCAGGGCTTTCTTCTTGCCCCTGAGTGAGTCACACCTGAATGCAGATGGTGCCTGCTTCAAGCCGTCCCTGACTCTGAGTCCTTGCTCCCAAATCACCCTTATTCTGTTCAGTTTATgcctttattattgttgttattattccaAAGAAATAGTGCTTCTACATATTCCAACATGATTTTCTTCACTCATCCTCTCTTCCTGATGCCCCCAACACATGGGGCCAAGCACTTAAACACTCACAGACACAAATACACATCCACCCACATCCAAACACACACCTATCCACACActcaaacacagacacacacacaaatagactcctacacacacacagatccccAAAATCACAggacgcacacacgcacatatacatgCTGATTTAATCACCTCAGTCAGTCTTTTTCCTTCACTGAACACCCAATATGAAGATCCTGATGCTGTAgcgggaagaaggagagaaggatcCACAGTTTCTGCCCTAGGAGAAGCCTAAGAGCGGTGAGCTTCTCCGCCTCCCCACgtagacacacactcacacaaatatgCACTGACGCAAAAGCACACAtgcactctctctctccacacatacacacaaagtaGAAGATAAAGGCAGTGCAtcaatagtaaaagaaaaaggaaaagtttaggCAAGTTTTGGAAGGAAGTGAGGTTAATACAGATAAGACAAAAGTCAGCATAAAGTTGTGGAAGAACAGATcattaagatataaaatattactgTGAAAGGAGATTTAAAGAGCATGTGGCACAGCCCAtccattttccagataaacaaactGATATCCAGAAAGGGGAAGATAATTCATGAAGTCACCAGAAACCATGTTTCTAAACCACATCCAGAGCCCGGCTCTTCAGATGCCAACCCTCTGTCTCTCGCCCCTGCAGTCCTGTCTTCTTGAATTTGCTGGTGACCAGTAGGTTTGAAAGGCTCTGCTGAGCAGGTCTGGGATACCAGGGAGCTGCCTCTAGAGGCTGGGAAACCAACAGAATTCTCAAAGGGGCTGTAGTGTGTATTGGGGAGTGAACCCCATTTACTGACAAGGTAGATGGTCCGTAATATCGAGTGTGTGTGAGGCAGGTGACAAGCAGCACCTGTGTGATGCACAAGCATTCTGGATAGGTTTGGAAAGAACTCCAGAGAAACTCAGAGACTGTAAGACAAAAACTGTCCAGCAAAGTTTTACAAGCTGATATATAATTCTCAGACTGGCAGGAGAGAATAATGCCACTTGGGTCTGTAAGGTTTGCACAGTTGAGAGATTTCAAACTGCTACTCATCGGCATGATGGAAAATGTCAGTAGTATCTCTAGAAGAGATCAACATTAAAGAGGCAAGCTGTGACTGGGGACTCTGACTAGTGATTCACAGCTGTTACGGGTGGAAAGTCAAGGAACCGTCTTAGAGGGGAGTTGAGCAAAATTAATCAAAACCCTTAAACATCTGCATACACTTGGCATTCCACTGGGAAATATGCATTCGTGTACACAATGATTTATTTATAAGGATGATCACTTCAACACTatatataatagccaaaaaaaaaaaaaaaaaaaagggaaagatggGAGGGAAACAGCATAAATTCCCCAAAAgagaaaattgtttaaataagTTATTGTGTATCTACGCCATGGAAGACACTGTgatcagaaaataataatatttagtcATATGGAAAAGTGTTAGACAATGTCAAGATCATGTAAAATATTATGACATGTAATACATAGTTACATTTTTGTgaaactgtgtgtgtatatatgcataaatttttaaaaatctggcagTAAATACAGCAAAACATAAACAGTGGCTATGTTTGGCTAGAGAGCAaaaggtattattttattttttatatatcccTATATTCTAAACATTTTCTACACCATACGTTGAAATTACGTTTATGTCTAACACTtcttttacatgttttaaaaactcaaagcACTCCAAGATGTTGATGAgccacagaaaataatttttccagaactttcctgaagccctgcagCAGTGTCCAGGCCAGCTGCCTAAAAGGTGGGGAGAGGAGCACCGTTAagccttatttttaatgatatCCCACACAAACCCCAAAGCAATTCTAAATCTTTTCATGGGAAATCTCCCAGAACACCAGTCCCTCTGCCCTACTCACAACCAAGGACTCCAGTCTTGCCCACTGACTTTGAACCTGCGGCCACCAAGGGTTAAATGAGTTTATCTGGCAGAGGTGGAGTTATTCTCCCGCTCTGAgctcctcctctgtcctcagctcccttcctctcccataAGTAGAATGCCACTCTCCCA encodes the following:
- the LOC106846286 gene encoding cornifin-B-like — translated: MSSQQQKQPCAPPPQTQQHQVKQPCQPPPQETCAPKTKEPCHTKVPEPCHTKVPEPCHTKVPEPCHTKFPEPCPSKVVLEPAQQETKQK